In a genomic window of Muntiacus reevesi chromosome 1, mMunRee1.1, whole genome shotgun sequence:
- the GJA5 gene encoding gap junction alpha-5 protein — MGDWSFLGEFLEEVHKHSTVIGKVWLTVLFIFRMLVLGTAAESSWGDEQADFLCDTMQPGCENVCYDQAFPISHIRYWVLQVIFVSTPSLVYLGHAVHMVRVQEKRKLLREAERAKEVRAAGSYEYPVAEKTELSCWEEVNGRIALQGSLLNTYVCSILIRTTMEVAFIVGQYLLYGVFLDTLHVCRRSPCPHPVNCYVSRPTEKNVFIVFMLAVAGLSLFLSLAELYHLGWKKIRQRFVKSQPGVGECQLPGPSAGMVQSCTPPPDFNQCLENGPGGKFFSPFSNKMASQQNTDNLATEQVRSQEQIPREGFIHIRYAQKPEVPNEGSPGPSLPHGYQSDKRRLSKASSKARSDDLSV, encoded by the coding sequence ATGGGTGACTGGAGCTTCTTGGGAGAGTTCCTGGAGGAAGTACACAAGCATTCTACGGTGATCGGCAAGGTCTGGCTCACGGTCCTCTTCATATTCCGCATGCTGGTCCTGGGCACGGCTGCCGAGTCATCCTGGGGGGATGAGCAGGCTGATTTCCTCTGTGACACGATGCAGCCTGGTTGCGAGAACGTCTGCTATGACCAagccttccccatctcccacatTCGCTACTGGGTGCTGCAGGTCATCTTCGTCTCCACGCCCTCTCTGGTGTACCTGGGCCACGCCGTGCACATGGTGCGCGTGCAGGAGAAGCGGAAGCTGCTGCGGGAGGCTGAGAGGGCCAAAGAGGTGCGGGCCGCTGGCTCCTACGAGTACCCGGTGGCCGAGAAGACAGAGCTGTCCTGCTGGGAAGAAGTGAACGGAAGGATTGCCCTGCAGGGCAGTCTGCTCAACACCTATGTCTGCAGCATCCTGATCCGCACCACCATGGAGGTGGCCTTCATTGTGGGCCAGTACCTCCTCTACGGGGTCTTCCTGGACACCCTGCATGTCTGCCGCAGGAGTCCCTGTCCCCATCCCGTCAACTGCTACGTGTCCCGGCCCACGGAAAAGAATGTCTTCATCGTCTTTATGCTGGCGGTGGCTGGACTGTCCCTCTTCCTCAGCCTTGCTGAACTTTACCAcctgggctggaaaaagattAGGCAGCGATTTGTCAAGTCCCAGCCAGGCGTGGGTGAGTGCCAGCTTCCTGGTCCCTCGGCCGGCATGGTCCAGAGCTGCACACCACCCCCTGACTTCAATCAGTGCCTGGAGAATGGCCCTGGGGGGAAATTCTTCAGTCCCTTCAGTAACAAGATGGCCTCCCAGCAGAACACTGATAACCTGGCCACGGAGCAGGTGCGAAGTCAGGAGCAGATTCCAAGAGAAGGCTTTATTCACATCCGTTATGCCCAGAAGCCCGAGGTACCCAATGAGGGCTCCCCAGGACCCAGCCTCCCCCATGGCTATCAGAGTGACAAGCGCCGTCTCAGCAAGGCCAGTAGCAAGGCCAGGTCAGATGACCTGTCGGTGTGA